A stretch of the Arachis stenosperma cultivar V10309 chromosome 6, arast.V10309.gnm1.PFL2, whole genome shotgun sequence genome encodes the following:
- the LOC130935873 gene encoding uncharacterized protein LOC130935873 has translation MTVFSGSRQVFPIDFEAEVSQRLLEASNSGDLTSALYCIADPSVDVNFAGAVTLRTRHADLVPLPESASQVRVEFHDFVTDVTPLFLAVHSGNATLVRKLLGKGADVNQKLFRGFATTAAVKEGHISILEMLLKAGASQPACEEALVEASCHGQAGYAELLMSTDLIRPHVAVHALVTACCRGFVDVIRMLIKRGVDVNATDRVLLQSLKPSLHANVDCTALVAAVIHRQLPVVDLLLKNGARIDSEVRLGAWSWDISTGEELRVGAGLGEPYDIAWCAVEYFERSGAILRLILQHISSKNPHRGRTLLHHAVLCGNDEAVRALLEFGDSVESPVKTTNKAEFLPLHMASRLGFPTIIQCLIDFGCDLNSITDSGDTALMICAKYKQEECLKVLTRAGADFGLVNVSGQSACSIAEANKWSHGFQQALLDTIRKGKIPKSGNISVFSPLLFTAQAGDAEALKTLVESGEFDLDYQDERGFSAVMVTALNGHAESFRLLVYAGADVKLCNKYGETAITLSKLNQNCDLFEQVMLEFAIEKGNRNACGFYALHCAARRGDLDAVKLLTNKGYDVNAPDGEDYTPLMLAAREGHASICKLLISCGAHCNAKNSRGETPLLFARKSSGGAKNEAQAVILDELARKLVLHGSYVLKHTKCGKGSPHGKQIRMLGSAGVLCWGKSSSRNVMCREAELGASSTLRRNRYKKGDADEPGMFRVLTNKNKEVHFVCDGGLEVAELWVRGIKLVTKEAYFVKGSIS, from the exons ATGACGGTGTTTTCCGGCAGCAGGCAAGTGTTTCCGATTGACTTCGAGGCGGAGGTCTCGCAGCGCCTTCTAGAAGCTTCTAACTCCGGCGATCTGACCTCCGCGCTCTACTGCATCGCTGATCCCTCCGTCGACGTCAACTTTGCCGGCGCCGTCACGCTCAGGACTCGCCACGCGGACCTCGTCCCTTTGCCAGAATCCGCTAGCCAGGTCCGCGTTGAGTTCCACGACTTCGTCACCGACGTCACGCCGCTCTTCCTCGCCGTACACTCAGGGAACGCCACACTCGTCAGGAAGTTACTG GGTAAGGGAGCTGATGTAAACCAGAAGCTCTTCAGGGGCTTTGCAACGACTGCAGCAGTAAAGGAAGGCCATATTAGTATCCTTGAGATGTTACTGAAAGCAGGGGCATCACAACCAGCATGTGAAGAAGCTCTTGTTGAGGCAAGCTGCCATGGGCAAGCAGGGTATGCTGAGTTACTCATGAGCACTGATTTGATCAGACCGCACGTTGCTGTTCATGCTCTTGTGACCGCATGCTGTAGAGGATTCGTTGATGTGATTAGGATGCTTATAAAG CGCGGTGTGGATGTCAATGCAACAGACCGGGTGCTTTTGCAGTCACTTAAGCCTTCTCTTCATGCAAATGTGGACTGTACTGCGCTTGTCGCAGCTGTAATTCACAGGCAGCTCCCTGTTGTGGATTTGCTACTGAAG AATGGTGCTAGGATAGACTCTGAGGTGAGGCTTGGAGCATGGTCATGGGACATTTCAACTGGTGAAGAGCTTCGTGTCGGTGCTGGTCTGGGAGAACCATATGACATTGCCTGGTGTGCAGTTGAGTATTTTGAAAGGAGTGGTGCCATATTGCGGTTGATCCTACAACATATCTCCTCCAAGAATCCTCACCGTGGAAGAACCCTTCTGCACCATGCCGTCCTTTGCGGCAATGATGAAGCCGTCAGAGCACTCTTAGAATTCGGTGATAGCGTGGAATCTCCAGTCAAAACAACCAACAAGGCTGAGTTCCTTCCTTTACACATGGCATCCCGACTTGGCTTTCCAACAATCATTCAATGCCTTATTGATTTTGGTTGTGATTTGAACTCAATAACAGACTCAGGTGACACAGCTTTGATGATCTGTGCAAAATATAAACAAGAGGAGTGTCTCAAAGTACTAACAAGGGCAGGTGCTGATTTTGGTTTGGTGAATGTTTCTGGTCAATCTGCATGTTCAATTGCAGAGGCAAACAAGTGGTCACATGGTTTTCAACAGGCATTGTTGGATACAATCCGAAAAGGCAAGATACCAAAATCCGGCAATATTTCTGTGTTTTCGCCGTTATTGTTCACAGCTCAAGCTGGGGATGCGGAAGCACTGAAAACTCTAGTTGAATCTGGAGAGTTTGATCTTGACTATCAAGATGAGAGAGGCTTCTCTGCAGTTATGGTTACTGCTCTAAATGGCCATGCTGAATCATTTCGGTTGCTTGTATATGCTGGTGCTGATGTGAAGTTATGCAATAAATATGGTGAAACAGCAATAACTCTATCTAAACTGAATCAGAACTGTGATCTATTTGAACAGGTCATGCTTGAATTTGCAATTGAAAAGGGCAATCGCAATGCCTGTGGCTTCTACGCTTTACATTGTGCAGCTCGTCGTGGCGACTTGGATGCTGTCAAATTGCTCACAAACAAAGGCTATGATGTGAATGCCCCTGATGGGGAGGACTACACTCCTCTTATGTTAGCAGCAAGGGAAGGCCATGCATCCATTTGCAAACTTCTGATTTCATGCGGTGCTCATTGCAATGCTAAGAATTCTAGAGGGGAAACTCCACTTCTATTTGCAAGGAAATCTTCAGGAGGGGCTAAAAATGAAGCACAGGCCGTTATTCTAGACGAATTAGCGCGAAAACTGGTGCTACATGGCTCCTATGTATTGAAGCACACAAAATGCGGGAAGGGCTCCCCACATGGGAAACAAATAAGGATGTTAGGATCTGCAGGTGTTCTTTGTTGGGGGAAATCAAGCAGCAGAAACGTGATGTGCCGTGAGGCAGAGTTAGGGGCAAGTTCGACATTACGTAGAAACAGGTACAAGAAAGGTGATGCAGATGAACCTGGAATGTTTAGAGTGCTCACGAACAAGAACAAGGAAGTGCATTTTGTGTGTGATGGGGGTTTAGAAGTTGCTGAGCTTTGGGTCAGAGGTATAAAACTTGTAACGAAAGAGGCTTATTTTGTTAAGGGATCCATCTCATAA